One window of the Oncorhynchus keta strain PuntledgeMale-10-30-2019 chromosome 31, Oket_V2, whole genome shotgun sequence genome contains the following:
- the LOC118364110 gene encoding transmembrane protein 74-like, translated as MASVELLYIDKEGRGRQPVLPCVLDWASNPVHVRKTISSAGGVLSISAPGCKGLCYSTPRTVPHNGGPHPKHRHPAVEKVNVCSDEELDTSFTYVDENVNLRLASPVKSEESIHKSWGMPNDCASDIRPEGLHELSLMSDDLASENSGASVDYGFISAVTFLVTGISLVIISYAVPREVKVDPESVSAREMERLEIESARVGAHLDRCVIAGLCLLTLGGVVLSTLLMISMWQGEMYRRKAFAYSKHSGKLYGSIILKTRSSPNRSSAHLSMKEEIDETLN; from the coding sequence ATGGCTTCTGTAGAGCTGCTTTATATAGATAAGGAAGGCAGAGGCAGACAACCCGTTCTTCCCTGCGTCCTTGACTGGGCTTCCAATCCGGTGCATGTTCGTAAAACTATCAGTTCAGCCGGAGGGGTGCTCTCTATCTCAGCTCCGGGCTGCAAAGGACTGTGTTATTCAACACCAAGGACGGTTCCCCATAACGGAGGTCCGCATCCTAAACACCGTCACCCTGCGGTGGAGAAGGTCAACGTGTGCAGCGACGAAGAATTAGATACATCTTTCACCTACGTCGACGAGAATGTGAATTTGCGCCTGGCAAGCCCTGTGAAAAGTGAGGAAAGTATCCACAAATCCTGGGGTATGCCTAATGACTGTGCGAGCGACATTCGGCCGGAGGGGTTGCATGAGCTCTCTCTAATGTCAGATGATCTCGCATCAGAAAATTCGGGGGCATCTGTAGATTACGGTTTTATAAGCGCGGTCACTTTCCTAGTCACCGGGATCTCGTTAGTAATTATATCCTATGCAGTCCCTCGCGAGGTCAAAGTGGACCCGGAGAGCGTGTCCgcgagggagatggagaggctgGAAATAGAAAGTGCCAGGGTAGGGGCACACCTGGATAGGTGCGTGATAGCAGGGCTTTGCCTACTGACGCTGGGCGGGGTAGTGCTGTCCACTCTGCTAATGATATCTATGTGGCAGGGAGAGATGTACAGGAGAAAGGCCTTTGCATATTCCAAGCACTCGGGGAAACTGTATGGCTCCATCATTTTAAAAACGAGGTCTAGCCCTAATCGGTCGTCCGCGCACCTGTCTATGAAGGAAGAGATAGACGAGACCTTGAATTAA